Proteins from a single region of Xenopus laevis strain J_2021 chromosome 9_10S, Xenopus_laevis_v10.1, whole genome shotgun sequence:
- the ncoa5.S gene encoding nuclear receptor coactivator 5 S homeolog (The RefSeq protein has 3 substitutions compared to this genomic sequence), which yields MSKAPTRSSPSRRDLYSYGDNREARRERSPLRTSPRRESREARDGRDSRSLRDGRDTRNGRDQRESRDSRDTRDSRDTRDPRDLREARDARDYRESRDLREPRDAREVRDARSVRDPRDVRDLKDPLYDRYRDPRDTRDTLYRRDDPLARYRPDDLYRKKDDVLLDRYRDTLDRHLREPEDSLKREERRREELYRQYFDEIQRRVDAERPVDCSVVVVNKQSKEYAESMGRKVRDLGMMVDLIFLNTEVSLTQALEDVTRGGSPFALVITQQHQVHNSCTVNILFGTPQEHRNMPLADAMVLIARNYERFKSETRDKEREDIARQAAKMSADAILRERALLADELVRGAAPPSIQALLGLLADNRYVTVEEIDKVLHYLRDKKERLLGAPSASLPSQLARPSMGAVPVLSLNNQTTGPANNPALQLTQTISSASPAGQSVNTSQQELQAKILSLFNSGAAIGASTNSPASSSPASGPGPNQSFGNLPNVQQRPGQINTSAMASSAQRPQPATNPLPPPMGPGGPSGPIRGTAPRSGPPSQVQGIYSQHQIRPQVPANVPNQRPGGSSGINFDNPCVQKALDTLIQSGPSLSHLVSQTAGPAGRGGPLQQSSIGNYPRHF from the exons ATGTCTAAGGCTCCGACCAGGTCCAGTCCATCACGAAG AGATTTGTACAGTTATGGGGACAACCGTGAAGCAAGACGTGAACGCTCTCCTCTCCGTACCAGCCCCAGAAGAGAGAGCAGAGAAGCTAGAGATGGGAGAGATTCTCGGTCACTTCGGGATGGGCGTGACACAAGGAATGGAAGAGACCAAAGAGAAAGTCGAGATTCTAGGGATTCAAGAGATTCCAGAGATACTCGTGATCCCAGGGATTTGAGAGAAGCTAGAGATGCACGAGATTACAGAGAATCTAGAGATCTACGTGAGCCACGTGATGCTAGAGAGGTGAGGGATGCCAGATCTGTTCGGGATCCCCGTGATGTGAGAGACctaaaagatccattatatgaCCGATACAGAGATCCGAGAGACACTAGAGATACACTATACAG ACGTGATGACCCTCTTGCTCGGTACCGTCCTGATGATTTGTATCGTAAGAAAGATGACGTCCTTTTGGACCGTTACCGGGATACATTGGATAGACACCTACGGGAACCTGAAG ATAGTTTAAAACGCGAGGAAAGGCGACGTGAGGAGTTGTACCGACAATATTTCGATGAAATCCAGAGAAGAGTGGATGCAGAACGTCCTGTGGATTGCTCTGTTGTTGTTGTTAACAAGCAGTCAAA AGAATATGCAGAATCTATGGGGAGAAAGGTGCGTGACTTGGGCATGATGGTGGACTTGATATTTTTGAATACTGAGGTGTCCCTGACACAAGCTTTGGAAGATGTCACTAGAGGAGGCTCTCCTTTTGCCTTAGTAATAACCCAGCAACACCAGGTCCATAACTCCTGCACTGTAAACATCTTGTTTGGCACTCCTCAAG AACACCGAAACATGCCTCTTGCTGATGCTATGGTGTTGATTGCCAGAAACTATGAACGATTCAAATCAGAAACTCGAGACAAGGAGCGTGAGGACATTGCCCGTCAGGCAGCAAAAATGTCTGCTGATGCCATTCTTAGGGAGCGCGCTCTACTTGCGGATGAGCTTGTAAGGGGTGCAGCACCACCAAGCATACAGGCTCTTCTTGGACTGCTTGCTGATAATAGATATGTAACTGTAGAAGAGATCGATAAGGTTCTCCACTATCTACGTGACAAAAAAGAAAGATTACTTGGCGCACCATCTGCTTCCTTGCCAT CACAACTTGCAAGACCATCAATGGGAGCTGTTCCAGTATTATCCCTTAATAACCAAACCACTGGCCCAACAAATAATCCAGCTCTGCAGTTGACACAGACCATATCTTCTGCTTCTCCAGCTGGGCAATCTGTTAATACCTCACAGCAAGAGCTTCAAGCAAAAATCCTCAGTCTCTTTAACAGTGGAGCTGCAATTGGTGCATCCACTAACAGCCCAGCCAGTTCTTCACCTGCATCTGGTCCTGGCCCCAATCAGAGCTTTGGAAATCTGCCTAATGTGCAACAGCGTCCAGGTCAGATAAACACTTCTGCTATGGCTTCATCTGCACAAAGACCTCAACCTGCTACAAATCCACTTCCACCACCCATGGGGCCCGGAGGTCCTTCAGGACCTATACGAGGCACAGCACCCAGGTCTGGCCCACCTTCACAAGTTCAGGGTATTTATAGTCAGCATCAGATTCGCCCTCAAGTACCTGTTAATGTTCCTAACCAAAGGCCTGGAGGATCCTCAGGCATAAACTTTGACAACCCCTGTGTTCAGAAGGCCTTGGACACATTAATCCAGAGTGGTCCATCCCTTTCTCACCTAGTGAGTCAGACGGCAGGGCCGGCTGGCCGTGGCGGGCCCCTACAGCAGTCCTCTATTGGCAATTATCCTCGCCACTTTTAG